Below is a window of Pseudomonas sp. B21-040 DNA.
AGTCCTGCTGCCAGACCTCACAACCGCTGTCCTCGCGTGCCATCTGCGCCAGTTTTTCTGAGCCGTCGAGGCCGACGGCGCTATGGCCCATGCGTGTGAAGGTTTGCAGGTCACGGCCCGGGCCGCAGCCAAAATCAAGAATGTCGAACGGCGCCTCGCCTTGAATATGCCGCAACAGGGCATCGATGTTCTGGCTGACATCGTGATCGCGAGTGCCCTCGCGAAAGTCCTCGGCCACCGAGTTGTAGTGGCCGAGGGTGGTGGCGGTGATCTGCTCAAGGTCGGTGGGCGTCTGCTTCATGGTCGGGCTGCACGGGCAATTAGGGTTTGCCGAATATACGCCATGAAGCCGGTGGCTGCTTCGCAGCCAATCGCGAGCAAGCTCGCGATGGCGGTATCACTGACAACCAATAACTCAGCCCTGCTTCATCCCCAGGCAATCAATCGAGCGATCCACCATGGCTTTGGCAATCTCCAGCAAATGCCAGACCGAAAACACCATGGCGCGGTCCGCCCCTTTGAGGTGATCGCCACATTGATACGCCGTCACCGAAGCACAGCGCAGCAGATCGGCAACATAGAGCTGGGTGTCTTCGAAACTCACGTCTTTGCTGACGTTGTAGAAGCGCAGCTCATCGGGCGGTGAAGGTTGGTCGCCAGTGAGGTAGAAATCAATGGCACGGTAGAGCGCTGATCGATCCCTGGGCGGGGCTTCAGTGGCGGTTTCGTGGGTAGAGGTTTCGGGAGGTGGATCGGGTACGGATTTCTTCATTGGTAAAACTCCTAGAGCTAATTGGAGCCAACCGTAATCGCGACTAAACGAGCAGGGGTGGCGGCTGCACGCAGGTTAGTCGACCGGCCTCCAGGCATACCGGCGCACCCGAAGGTGCCCTGCGCACAGCCACCATAGCTTTCAGGAAATGAGAACACCTGAAATGAGGTGGCGCTGTGCGCCTAGAGAGATCCGGGCGACTAAACCCGATCACTGATGAGCAGTGACGGACCGAGACTAGCCACGGAAATTGACAGGCGCAAGCGAGCGGAATGATCTAGGAAATGTCCTGCAAAGGAAAGGGAACGGACCTTCGGAAGCTCTGATTTTCCTGTA
It encodes the following:
- a CDS encoding DUF6124 family protein, yielding MKKSVPDPPPETSTHETATEAPPRDRSALYRAIDFYLTGDQPSPPDELRFYNVSKDVSFEDTQLYVADLLRCASVTAYQCGDHLKGADRAMVFSVWHLLEIAKAMVDRSIDCLGMKQG